The window AAACATTACATCAACTCAACTTGAGCAAGTTTACGGAGTCACAGAGTCGGACAACCCATTTTTTGATAAACTTGAGTTTGCCTTTGGGCGACTTAAGGCTGGTGAGACACGATCTTGGGAAACGAAGATTAAGTTGCCGCCAGGCCTCGGAAGCCGCAGTGATTTAGTTAATTTTAAAATCGGAGATCAAGGCGGACTTGGTAACAACATCTCGGCTTCAGCATTTGCCGACGTAAAGTCGCAAGCCAAACCCCACTTTGCCTACCAGTATCAGCTTGATGATCGCAGCAACGGCAATGGAGATGGCCTCTTACAAGTTGGCGAAAAAGTTCGGATGAAAATTCGTGTCAGCAACATCGGCAAAGGTTCTGGCGGTGAGGTAATGGTCACAGCAAAGAATATGAGTGGTAGCTCGATGTTCTTAAAAGTGGGCCGTGCAACCCTCGGTAAACTGGCGGCCGGTGAATCTAAGGTCGGCTATCTTGATTTTCGCGTGAGCGAATCACCTGAGGACGGGCCGGTAAAGCTCAGACTTGGCATCTGGGATTCGGAACTTGGCGCATCGGTGAACGAAGTGATTGCAATGCCGGTGACCAAAGGTGTCAAAGGTCAAAAGGAATCACGTAATGTTGTGGTTAAAGGTGACAAGCCGGTTGCAGTTTATGCCGCTGCCAGTGATAGCTCGATGACGGTGGGTACACTTCCCGTGGGCAGTGTGGTGCGCAGTGAAGCTGTATTTGGTAAAGGCTATCGCCGCGTACGTTTTGGTGATGGTTATGGTTTCGTATCGTTTGCCAACGTGAAGCCGCGCAAGGGTAAAGTTAGCAAGAAGCCGATGAAGTGGAACGTGGGCCAAGCTGCGCCGCGCATTACTTTAAGCACGATGGAAACTCGGCTCTCTGGTTCCAATCTAAAATTCTCAGCAGTGGTCGAAGACGCTGAGGGTTTAAATGACATGTATGTTTACGTGAATGATAAGAAAGTTTTGTACAAGGCGCTTTCAGAGATCCCTCTGGTGGATGGACTTTATCGAATTGAAGTACCCATGGATCTACCAGTGGAAGATGGTTCCAATATCGTGACCATTGTTGTTCGAGAAACAAAAGATTTGGTGAGTCGACGTGTGTTTGGTGTTTACCGTGATGGTGCGGACACCATGGCAGGGCGTGATGCTTCTGATAAGACGCGCTCGCATCAATAGCCTGTTGGAGCTTCTAGTGATGAAGAACCAGGTAGATTCGGTGGCAAAGACATGAAGGGTTTTATACTGGCAGCTGGTTTTGGTAAGCGTATGCTTCCCATTACAGAGCATACTCCCAAGCCGCTTTTGCCCGTTGGGAATCTTCCACTTATCGGTTACGCGATTAAATTACTGGCTCATCACGGCATCACTGAAGTGATTGTGAACGTGCATCACCTCGCGGCGAAGTGTCAGGAATATTTAGGTGATGGAAGCGACTACGGCGTTAAAATCACCTACAGCGTCGAAGAAGAGATTTTAGGTACGGGCGGCGGTTTACGCCGGATGCGTGAAGAACTCAGTGACTCAACTTTCGTCGTTGTGAACAGCGATACCCTAATTGATGTTGACCTCGGCGCAGCGATTGAACAGCACCGCGAAAGTGAAGCTTTAGCGACGATGGTTGTTC of the Deltaproteobacteria bacterium genome contains:
- a CDS encoding nucleotidyltransferase family protein, with amino-acid sequence MKGFILAAGFGKRMLPITEHTPKPLLPVGNLPLIGYAIKLLAHHGITEVIVNVHHLAAKCQEYLGDGSDYGVKITYSVEEEILGTGGGLRRMREELSDSTFVVVNSDTLIDVDLGAAIEQHRESEALATMVVRQGDDQEDYGQIEIDEAGRIGRILGQGELQEGLKSVMFTGVQILEPEFLDFIPPDVETCIVRYGYIKALANGSKLMSFMNDGFWA